Within the Candidatus Angelobacter sp. genome, the region AAGTTGCGCATTCGTCTCTCAGCTCCGCGCTGCACAGGACTTGAAAACCTTCCACGCAAGCGAAAGCTATCTGGCGGACGGCCAGACGCTCTCCGTCACTGAAAAACTTGGGCAAGCCGTCATTCAGATCGACCCCACCGCAACGCAGAACACGACCCCAACGGCATTCATCGCACCGAACGGCAAGGAGTTTGCCTTGGAGGTCGATCTGACTCCGTCGCGAGGACTTTACACCATGCAGACTGGCGGAACCATTACGGAGTCGGCCAACGCGGCGGCAATCGACTCGCTAAACACGGACTCGCGGGTGATGTACGCCTGTCCCGTGTTCGCCAAATCGAGGCAAAGCTCGTTTATGGCGCAGTCTGCACCCGAAAGAACCGGTTCGCGAGATTTGTGTAAGGCGTGAACCACTCGGTTTCCGGAAATCGTCCGGTCAGATTTGTGATGAGTGTCAACGGTGCTGCAACGTTTGTTCCGGCCAACACTTCGAAATTCTTGCTCGTCACGGCAGGCCAGCTCAATCGCGCCAGTTTTTCGTTCCACAACGAGAGATCGAGGTTGAACGGCGCGTCCACCGCGTCCGGGTCCGTTCCCATCAATTGTTCGCGCGCGTTGTTGTAACCATCGCCGTCCGGGTCGTCGTTCGGCCCGTACGCGAGTGTGCCCAGACGCGCCATTTCCCAGTTGTCATCGAGTCCATCGGCGTCGGTGTCGGTGATGGCCACGCCGTCAATGAGCAGTTCAACGCTCAGGACGTTCCCGGCGTTGAGCGACGCCTCGTCTCCAATGGAAACGGTCCAGGTGCCCGCGCTGCTCTCGCCGAAATGAAGCGTCGAATAGTAGGTCCAGTCGGTCGGGCCCGGACTGTCGTCGGTGTTGACCTGCTGCAGCACGCTGCGCGTTCCCCGCGGCGAGAGCAGTGTGATGCGCAGGTCACCGCGCCTCGGATGGTCTGATTGCACGCGCAAGCGCACATGCTCGCAAACCAGGGTGTCTGTGACACTGAGCGAATACACGGCCGGCGTCAGTTGGAGTTGCGCCTGGACCGCGCTGTTCGTTTGCAAACAGCTGCGCAGCGCCTCGCCATCGTTCTGGCTGATAAACACGCCGGGAATCGGCGCGAAGTCCGTGTCCATCAGAATGCGCTCGGTGCCGTTGAGGTTGTCGTAGACGACGGCGAAGGCCGCGCCGGCGTCGGACGCGAACTGCAGCTTCTGGGAGAAGTCATTTCCACCGCGCTGGATCAAGGCCGCTTTGCCTGTCAGGTTGGACGTGATTGCCGAGCCGGCAGCGCCGACGTCCACCAACGGCAGGCTTGCGGTAACGGTGTCGGGATGCAAACCGCTGCCCGGTGAAGCGTGGATGGATGTCAGTGCCGCCGGAACGTTGGGTCCGGTGATCAACACACGCAACGCATCATCGGGAATCGCCTGAACGTTCGTCGCCGCGTATGACACCGCTGTCGCCGCCGGTCGGTTCGTCCAGTTCATTGCAAGGCGCACCGCCTGACCGGCGTCGGGCACACCGAAACCGACATTGTGACTGACGCGGAACCCGGCGCCATTCGTTCGCACGTCCGGATCGGCCAGATCGAAATGCCGCGCCGAGAGAATCAGGATCTGTTGCGCGTCGCGCCACGACAGATTGGGATTCGCCGAAAGCAACAAGGCGACCAGACCGCTGATCTGGGGCGCTGCGAACGACGTACCGACCACGTTGGTCGAAAAAACGTAGTCGGGGTCCGCGAAATCATCACCCAAGCCAAACGGGTTCCATCCGGCCGAGCCCTGCCGGTCCGTGCTGAAGACGGCCGCGTCACCGTCGCCGCCCGGCGCCGCGACCAACAGGCACGCGCCGGGATTGCTGTAGCTCGCCGCGCGTCCGTCCCTGCGGACCGAAGCGACACAAATGACGCGCGGATCGTTCGCGTACCCGTCGTCGTTCGCGTTGATGATGTTGTCGCGGCCGTTGCCGGCGGAACGCACCATGACAACACCGCGTCCACCGCGTCCGAAAGCGATGGCGTTGGAAATGCCGATACTTTCCATGGCGGTGGGAGGAAACTGCGTTGGATCGGTCTCCCCTTTCCCCCAACTGTGGTTTTCCACGCTGACGACGTTCGATCGGTATTGGAACATGTCCATCATTTGCTCGTCGCTGGCGGTGACGCTGTTGCCCAGAAAAATCTTCCAACTGGCGAGTTGCGCCTGCGGCGCCACGCCACTCAGGCCGCGGTGGTTGTCTCCCTCGGCGAGCGCCAGACCCGCGACGACCGTGGAGTGATTGTCATCGGGATCCGTTGGCATGGCATTGGTGCTCCCGCTCATCCCGTCGAAATAAAAATGCAGATCATTGCTGGCGCGCGCAATGAGATCAGGGTGTGTCAGCTCGACGCCGTCATCCGCCACGGCGACGATGCTCCCTGCGCCACGGGTGACGGGCCATGCGGCGCGCACGTTGAGATCGAGCCCAAGCGAAGTTCCGTTCGCGCCGCGGTTCTCAAGATTCCATTGATCGTTGAAGTATGTGTCGTTGGGCCAGATGGAATACGGGCCATGTTTCCGGATTTGTTGACGTCTCCGAACCGGACTGCTGATCAACACTTCCGGCCGCGCGGCCAGCCGATTCGCCTCGGTCATCGCCGCGAACGCGTCGGTGGCCTGAAGAACATAAAGGTTCGCCGCCAGAGTGCGCGAGACGTTCAATGGGCTGCCTCTTAAAACGCCGCGAATTTCCGTGCCGGGTTTCAATTGCAGCGTGACCCGGCTGCCGAATTCCACTGCGTAGCGCGGGCCGTTTTCCGGCAAAGCGGTCACCCACTGGGCTCCCACTCCCCGCGCGACGGCCGACGATGGAGTCTCGACAACGTGGTATGATACCGGCCTGGGTTCGAGGAATTGAAATCGAGCGGCGGCAGGAGCCGGTTGCGCCAGAGAGAACGCGGTGAAAACGCCAAAGCCGGCGAGACAAATCAAAGCGCGCGACATCTGGCAATCCATGTTAATCGCGCATGAGCGGGAAGCGAGTCTTAACTGCGTGACCGTCCACGCGAAGGACCGGTTCATGGGGCGCGCTCCCAAAAGTGATTGAGGACGGCATGTCCGCCGGCAATGGCGCTCCCGGCGATGGCGCCGGTCACGTACCTTTTGGCACGCCCCACGGCACGCGTCAAATCGCAGCCCAGCGCCAGATAACCGGCTATCGCCGCCGAATAAGCACAGCCGGTTCCGTGGGTGGAAACGCCTTTGACGAACGGCGCCGCCAGCAACAACTCGGTCTTGCCATCGTAAAATATGTCAACCGCCTCCTTTCCCCCGCGCAGATGGCCGCCTTTTACCAGGGCGGCACAACCGAAGCGTGATTTGATCTGCCGCGCGGCGCGGCGCATGTCTTCCACCGACCTGATCGGTCTGCCAACCAGCACAGCCGTCTCGTGCAGATTTGGCGCCACGAGCCTGGCGATCGGAAGCAGTTGTGATTGGACAACCCTCAATGCCGCGGCGCTGATTAATCCCGCCCCGCTCGTCGCCACGAGGACCGGGTCAACGATGAGCGGTGGCGATTTGCGCAGTTTGAAAAAATCCGCCACCACTCGAACGATGACGGGGGAGAACAGCATGCCGGTCTTGACGGCGGCCGGCGGCAATTCCTCAAAGACCGCTTCGATTTGCCACCGCACGACCGCCGGATCGCACGTCTGGATGTCCCGCACTCGCTTCGGATTTTGCGCGGTGACGCAAGTGATCGCGCTCGTGCCATGAACGCCGAGGGCGGCGAAAGTCTTCAAGTCCGCCTGAATGCCCGCGCCACCGCCGCTGTCAGAGCCGGCGATGGTCAGGGCGACTGGCAGG harbors:
- a CDS encoding S8 family serine peptidase codes for the protein MNRSFAWTVTQLRLASRSCAINMDCQMSRALICLAGFGVFTAFSLAQPAPAAARFQFLEPRPVSYHVVETPSSAVARGVGAQWVTALPENGPRYAVEFGSRVTLQLKPGTEIRGVLRGSPLNVSRTLAANLYVLQATDAFAAMTEANRLAARPEVLISSPVRRRQQIRKHGPYSIWPNDTYFNDQWNLENRGANGTSLGLDLNVRAAWPVTRGAGSIVAVADDGVELTHPDLIARASNDLHFYFDGMSGSTNAMPTDPDDNHSTVVAGLALAEGDNHRGLSGVAPQAQLASWKIFLGNSVTASDEQMMDMFQYRSNVVSVENHSWGKGETDPTQFPPTAMESIGISNAIAFGRGGRGVVMVRSAGNGRDNIINANDDGYANDPRVICVASVRRDGRAASYSNPGACLLVAAPGGDGDAAVFSTDRQGSAGWNPFGLGDDFADPDYVFSTNVVGTSFAAPQISGLVALLLSANPNLSWRDAQQILILSARHFDLADPDVRTNGAGFRVSHNVGFGVPDAGQAVRLAMNWTNRPAATAVSYAATNVQAIPDDALRVLITGPNVPAALTSIHASPGSGLHPDTVTASLPLVDVGAAGSAITSNLTGKAALIQRGGNDFSQKLQFASDAGAAFAVVYDNLNGTERILMDTDFAPIPGVFISQNDGEALRSCLQTNSAVQAQLQLTPAVYSLSVTDTLVCEHVRLRVQSDHPRRGDLRITLLSPRGTRSVLQQVNTDDSPGPTDWTYYSTLHFGESSAGTWTVSIGDEASLNAGNVLSVELLIDGVAITDTDADGLDDNWEMARLGTLAYGPNDDPDGDGYNNAREQLMGTDPDAVDAPFNLDLSLWNEKLARLSWPAVTSKNFEVLAGTNVAAPLTLITNLTGRFPETEWFTPYTNLANRFFRVQTAP
- the thiD gene encoding bifunctional hydroxymethylpyrimidine kinase/phosphomethylpyrimidine kinase, translating into MRKTLPVALTIAGSDSGGGAGIQADLKTFAALGVHGTSAITCVTAQNPKRVRDIQTCDPAVVRWQIEAVFEELPPAAVKTGMLFSPVIVRVVADFFKLRKSPPLIVDPVLVATSGAGLISAAALRVVQSQLLPIARLVAPNLHETAVLVGRPIRSVEDMRRAARQIKSRFGCAALVKGGHLRGGKEAVDIFYDGKTELLLAAPFVKGVSTHGTGCAYSAAIAGYLALGCDLTRAVGRAKRYVTGAIAGSAIAGGHAVLNHFWERAP